A region from the Candidatus Zixiibacteriota bacterium genome encodes:
- a CDS encoding GAF domain-containing protein — translation MSQFILDSLFTVIFVSLFGLLVRMREKIFSENKSSFNYARAGLATLALVSLVQSAHNQNLFEQIPFLSEPVYLELILVIGMVTGVTLMLAGISIWVPSRKAAKAEDINTESRLTHLERIADEAENQPDITSFIRKLPQQLSGQAGFKAAAVIRLNSRCNQIISCDGLDENLKTRCDEMMRENTVNSAETILHKVNPSHAVMLRTGSGIIGALIVWDAEEKRGEEKEGAILELLGRRLASRIEHKRIRLQSQFEQKSLEYLRQMRALVENRAELKNLIRGLYTLFNNAVGAEFFILSVPDKSPWDLRRYIAGINGNILQSGVTTTVRERDFLAPLIRQRRSLVINDITKIPSEQVDILIASCGQKSIMAVPIVSNGRLIGIVTIGHPKPGRFGHKELERCEMLAAAMSPALEEEFLRMVTFDRDRFLNGIGSLCQTQESATDIDSFLAAAAAILAENVRTTMIRVTVLNKERDHLITKAIQTARPFPGIRNGEVALSQELIPWHCLVIRENRPLLINQQDGESRLDTAEAEGLAFGEVQSAIIMPIAVNGLVYGIITMAEMRNWNRSPLDATALTFARAAAAVMAQGIKATQLSRALLLPGNERLQGAPSTGKDFYQELKTPLSRIQGSIDLLKLRGFEEAEDSQKILEAMENSTNRLISLINER, via the coding sequence GTGTCACAGTTCATTCTTGATTCGCTTTTTACGGTCATATTCGTGTCATTGTTCGGTCTGCTGGTAAGAATGAGAGAAAAGATTTTCTCCGAAAATAAGTCAAGTTTCAATTATGCCCGAGCGGGTCTGGCGACTCTGGCGTTGGTGTCGCTGGTTCAGTCGGCGCACAATCAGAATCTCTTTGAACAGATTCCTTTCCTTTCTGAACCGGTCTATCTGGAGCTGATTCTGGTAATTGGTATGGTGACCGGAGTCACGCTGATGCTGGCGGGAATCTCTATCTGGGTGCCATCCCGGAAGGCGGCGAAAGCCGAGGATATCAATACTGAAAGCCGCCTCACTCATCTCGAACGTATCGCCGATGAAGCTGAAAATCAGCCGGATATAACATCGTTTATTCGCAAATTGCCACAGCAGTTATCGGGGCAGGCCGGTTTCAAGGCGGCGGCCGTGATTCGTTTGAATAGCCGGTGCAATCAGATTATCAGTTGTGACGGGTTGGATGAGAATCTGAAGACGCGATGCGACGAAATGATGAGAGAGAATACCGTAAATAGCGCCGAAACAATTCTCCATAAAGTAAATCCTTCCCATGCCGTGATGTTGAGAACAGGAAGTGGGATAATCGGGGCGCTGATAGTCTGGGATGCCGAGGAGAAAAGAGGTGAGGAGAAAGAAGGGGCAATATTGGAGCTTCTGGGAAGGCGCCTGGCTTCGAGGATAGAGCATAAGAGGATTCGACTGCAGTCACAATTCGAGCAGAAATCGCTGGAATACCTCAGGCAGATGCGGGCGCTGGTGGAGAATCGCGCCGAATTGAAAAATCTGATAAGAGGATTATATACTCTCTTCAATAATGCCGTCGGAGCGGAATTCTTCATTCTGTCGGTTCCGGATAAAAGCCCCTGGGACCTGCGCCGCTATATTGCCGGAATCAACGGCAACATACTTCAGAGCGGGGTGACCACGACGGTCAGGGAGAGAGATTTCCTGGCGCCGCTTATTCGTCAGCGGAGAAGCCTGGTTATAAATGACATAACCAAAATCCCAAGTGAGCAGGTTGATATTTTGATAGCGAGTTGCGGGCAGAAATCAATCATGGCTGTCCCGATAGTCAGTAATGGACGATTGATAGGGATAGTGACCATAGGGCATCCCAAGCCGGGTCGATTCGGACATAAGGAGCTGGAACGGTGCGAAATGCTGGCGGCGGCGATGTCGCCGGCGCTGGAAGAAGAGTTTCTGCGGATGGTTACTTTTGACCGGGACCGGTTTCTCAATGGAATCGGCTCCCTTTGCCAGACGCAGGAATCGGCCACCGATATTGATTCCTTCCTGGCGGCAGCGGCGGCAATTCTCGCCGAGAATGTGCGAACGACTATGATACGGGTGACAGTTTTGAACAAAGAGCGGGACCATCTGATTACAAAAGCGATACAGACAGCCCGTCCATTTCCCGGGATAAGAAACGGCGAGGTGGCTCTCTCTCAAGAGCTGATTCCGTGGCACTGCCTGGTTATAAGAGAGAATCGGCCGCTTCTGATAAACCAGCAGGATGGAGAATCGCGATTGGATACGGCCGAGGCGGAGGGGCTGGCGTTCGGGGAGGTGCAGTCGGCAATTATAATGCCGATTGCCGTTAACGGGCTGGTTTACGGAATAATCACCATGGCGGAAATGCGTAACTGGAACCGTTCGCCGCTGGATGCCACGGCGCTGACTTTTGCGCGAGCCGCCGCCGCGGTAATGGCGCAGGGAATAAAAGCAACACAACTGAGCCGGGCGCTGTTGCTTCCGGGGAATGAACGCCTTCAAGGTGCGCCGTCGACCGGTAAAGATTTTTACCAGGAGCTGAAAACACCGCTGAGTCGAATTCAGGGCTCAATCGATTTGTTGAAATTACGGGGGTTTGAAGAAGCTGAGGATTCGCAGAAAATTCTGGAGGCGATGGAGAACTCGACCAATCGGCTCATTTCGCTGATTAACGAACGATAA